One genomic window of Polyangiaceae bacterium includes the following:
- the cmk gene encoding (d)CMP kinase translates to MSRNKPVVAIDGPAGAGKTTVTRRVADALGYTLVDTGALYRGVALAARRRAVSWDDEAAVADVARDLAAQGALRFEAGGARLCLGAEDVSTAIRSQEIAEGASKVSAWPGVRAALLGMQRALGEAGGVVLEGRDIGTVVFPDAEAKFFLTASVAVRAERRFAELRARGVETTLDAVKAEVEARDVRDSTRSAAPLKQARDAVLVDSSERSIDQVVDFISARVRDVETRLTVADSG, encoded by the coding sequence ATGAGTCGGAACAAGCCGGTGGTGGCGATCGATGGACCCGCGGGTGCCGGCAAGACCACCGTCACGCGACGCGTGGCGGACGCGTTGGGCTACACCTTGGTCGACACCGGCGCGCTCTATCGCGGGGTGGCCCTGGCGGCGCGGCGTCGCGCGGTCAGCTGGGATGACGAAGCGGCGGTGGCCGACGTCGCGCGGGACTTGGCAGCACAGGGCGCGCTCCGCTTCGAAGCCGGGGGCGCGCGCTTGTGCCTTGGAGCCGAGGACGTGTCGACGGCGATCCGCAGCCAAGAGATTGCCGAAGGTGCCAGCAAAGTGAGCGCTTGGCCTGGGGTGCGCGCCGCACTCTTGGGGATGCAACGGGCGTTGGGTGAAGCGGGGGGTGTCGTGCTCGAAGGACGTGACATCGGCACGGTGGTTTTTCCGGATGCCGAAGCGAAGTTCTTCCTCACTGCCAGTGTGGCGGTGCGTGCGGAACGACGCTTTGCCGAACTCCGCGCGCGCGGGGTGGAGACCACCCTAGACGCCGTCAAGGCCGAAGTCGAAGCGCGAGACGTGCGCGATTCCACGCGCAGCGCGGCGCCCTTGAAGCAGGCACGAGACGCGGTGTTGGTCGACAGCTCCGAGCGCAGCATCGATCAGGTCGTGGATTTCATCAGCGCTCGCGTGCGAGACGTCGAGACGCGCCTCACCGTCGCGGATTCGGGATGA
- the aroA gene encoding 3-phosphoshikimate 1-carboxyvinyltransferase, translating into MSRFRVRPAARPLTGSVPIVSDKSIGHRALMLGAICGGESTVTGFSYGADNVSTLEALRALGVQVEDDGRGQLRIAGVGLRGFTAPAGVIDCGNSGTTMRLLAGLLAGQPFATTLTGDESLSRRPMRRIAEPLARRGARVQGGAGKSDGELTPPLTVGPLPSGRLLEPLDYESPVASAQVKSAVLLSGLYASGPTRFREPLISRDHTERMLSALGVPLHSAGPMLELHPPRDPMSLRPFQIVLPGDLSAAAFVLVAAALVPESHVTVRGVGVNPTRSGALDALRAFGLPLSVAPRADALGEPVADLTLCAGALGAARVAGELALRAIDEIPILCALAAFASGVTEFADLRELRVKESDRIAAMSAVMRAFGVEVEERPDGLLVEGSGGRQLRAARVASGGDHRIAMSAAVLALVSDGECVIDDVDCVGTSFPRFAGTLRALGAEVEVES; encoded by the coding sequence ATGAGTCGCTTCCGCGTGCGTCCGGCGGCGCGCCCTCTGACCGGGAGCGTGCCCATCGTGAGCGACAAGAGCATCGGCCATCGCGCGCTGATGCTCGGCGCCATCTGTGGCGGCGAGTCGACCGTCACTGGGTTTTCCTACGGAGCCGACAACGTTTCCACGCTAGAGGCGCTACGCGCCCTGGGCGTGCAGGTGGAGGACGACGGGCGCGGACAGTTGCGCATAGCGGGCGTCGGCCTGAGGGGATTCACCGCGCCCGCGGGGGTCATCGACTGCGGCAACAGCGGCACGACGATGCGGCTGCTCGCGGGTCTGCTGGCCGGACAGCCCTTCGCGACGACGCTGACGGGGGACGAGAGCCTGAGTCGCCGGCCCATGCGCCGCATCGCGGAACCGCTGGCTCGGCGTGGCGCGCGGGTGCAGGGCGGCGCCGGCAAGAGCGACGGCGAGTTGACGCCGCCGCTCACGGTGGGGCCTCTGCCGTCGGGACGACTCCTGGAGCCCTTGGACTACGAAAGCCCGGTGGCCAGCGCGCAGGTCAAGAGCGCGGTGTTGCTGTCGGGGCTGTACGCGTCCGGCCCGACTCGTTTTCGCGAACCGCTGATCAGTCGGGATCACACCGAGCGCATGCTGAGCGCCCTGGGCGTGCCGCTGCACAGCGCGGGCCCCATGCTCGAGCTGCATCCACCCCGGGATCCGATGTCCTTGCGCCCGTTTCAGATCGTGCTGCCCGGCGATCTCTCCGCTGCGGCGTTCGTCCTGGTCGCGGCCGCCCTGGTTCCCGAGAGCCACGTCACGGTGCGTGGCGTTGGCGTCAATCCGACGCGCTCGGGTGCTCTCGATGCGCTGCGCGCCTTTGGCCTGCCGCTCTCCGTCGCTCCGCGGGCGGACGCCCTGGGTGAACCGGTCGCAGACCTGACGCTGTGCGCAGGCGCGCTCGGCGCGGCACGCGTCGCCGGGGAACTCGCGCTCCGAGCCATCGACGAGATCCCGATCCTGTGCGCCCTGGCGGCCTTTGCCTCTGGGGTCACGGAGTTTGCCGACCTTCGCGAGCTACGCGTGAAGGAAAGCGACCGCATTGCAGCGATGTCCGCGGTGATGCGCGCCTTTGGGGTCGAGGTCGAGGAACGACCCGACGGCCTGCTGGTCGAGGGCAGCGGCGGGCGTCAGCTGCGCGCGGCCCGTGTGGCGAGTGGGGGAGATCATCGCATCGCCATGAGCGCCGCGGTGCTCGCCTTGGTCAGCGATGGGGAGTGTGTGATCGACGACGTGGATTGTGTGGGCACGAGCTTTCCGAGATTCGCCGGGACGCTGCGCGCACTCGGTGCAGAGGTGGAGGTCGAGTCATGA
- a CDS encoding 30S ribosomal protein S1 translates to MTGTQSTTESNTAGSFASLFEASEASSGGIEIGGEGQIVTGIIVAVNKDFVVIDIGGKSEGVIKADEFIDATGTVNVSPGDRVDVFIESRESDDGLISLSKEKADKMKVWDEISAACERDEIIEGTISQRVKGGLSVTIRGGVKAFLPGSQVDLRPIRNLEKLIGQTYEFKVIKFNKKRGNIVLSRRVLLEKERDAMKAETLQNLEEGQVLTGTIKNLTEYGAFVDLGGIDGLLHITDMSWGRVNHPSEVFNVGDEVTVKVLKYNPETERVSLGLKQTQEDPWSHAEEVYVIGKRVGGKVMSLTDYGAFVELEPGVEGLIHVSEMSWTKKIKHPSKMLEIGTEVECQVLEVDAKSKRISLGMKQLEPDPWTLFTDKYKPGDKIGGKVRSITDYGVFVGIEEGVDGMVHKTDLSWTVKINNPADVYKKGDDVEAIILSINHDEKKVSLGVKQLWDDPWGTILDDFKPGTVLEEVEVLSVADYGAFVRLREGIEAIIPSGEMDAGVVLSAGDKVKAEVSNVDTMDRRITLSMRNPGASPAAEQLQVLAREKAGKGATLGDLLKEKLGDKLSSIASSAPEADTASNSDDSAEQPTE, encoded by the coding sequence ATGACCGGAACTCAATCGACCACTGAATCCAACACGGCAGGCTCCTTTGCATCCCTCTTCGAGGCTAGCGAGGCCAGTTCTGGCGGCATCGAAATCGGAGGGGAAGGGCAGATCGTCACGGGCATCATCGTGGCGGTCAACAAGGACTTCGTCGTCATCGATATCGGTGGCAAGAGCGAGGGCGTCATCAAGGCGGACGAGTTCATCGACGCCACGGGCACGGTGAACGTCAGCCCGGGTGATCGGGTGGACGTGTTCATCGAGAGTCGCGAGAGCGACGACGGCTTGATCTCCCTTTCCAAGGAGAAGGCCGACAAGATGAAGGTGTGGGACGAGATCTCGGCCGCGTGTGAGCGCGACGAGATCATCGAGGGCACCATCAGCCAGCGCGTCAAGGGTGGTCTGTCGGTCACCATTCGCGGTGGCGTGAAGGCGTTCTTGCCCGGGTCGCAAGTAGATCTACGACCCATCCGCAATCTGGAGAAGCTGATCGGCCAGACCTACGAGTTCAAGGTCATCAAGTTCAACAAGAAGCGAGGGAACATCGTGCTCTCGCGCCGCGTGCTGCTCGAAAAGGAGCGCGACGCGATGAAGGCCGAGACCCTGCAGAACCTGGAAGAGGGGCAAGTGCTCACCGGCACGATCAAGAACCTCACCGAGTACGGCGCTTTCGTGGACTTGGGCGGCATCGACGGCCTCTTGCACATCACCGACATGTCCTGGGGCCGCGTGAATCACCCCAGCGAAGTCTTCAACGTGGGCGACGAAGTCACCGTCAAGGTGCTCAAGTACAACCCCGAGACCGAGCGCGTCAGCCTGGGCCTGAAGCAAACCCAGGAAGACCCCTGGAGCCACGCCGAAGAAGTCTACGTCATCGGCAAGCGCGTGGGCGGCAAGGTGATGAGCCTGACCGACTACGGCGCCTTCGTGGAGCTCGAGCCGGGTGTGGAAGGCTTGATCCACGTCAGCGAAATGAGCTGGACGAAGAAGATCAAGCACCCCTCCAAGATGTTGGAGATCGGCACCGAGGTGGAGTGCCAGGTGCTCGAGGTGGATGCGAAGAGCAAGCGCATCAGCCTCGGCATGAAGCAGCTCGAGCCCGATCCCTGGACGCTGTTCACGGACAAGTACAAGCCCGGCGACAAGATCGGCGGCAAGGTGCGCTCGATCACGGATTACGGCGTGTTCGTCGGTATCGAGGAGGGCGTCGATGGCATGGTCCACAAGACGGACTTGTCCTGGACCGTGAAGATCAACAACCCCGCTGACGTGTACAAGAAGGGCGACGACGTCGAAGCGATCATCCTCAGCATCAACCACGACGAGAAGAAGGTCAGCCTCGGCGTCAAGCAGCTGTGGGACGATCCCTGGGGCACCATCCTGGACGACTTCAAGCCCGGCACCGTGCTCGAAGAAGTGGAAGTGCTCAGCGTGGCCGACTACGGCGCATTCGTGCGGCTGCGCGAAGGCATCGAAGCCATCATTCCCAGCGGCGAAATGGACGCCGGCGTGGTGCTCTCGGCTGGCGACAAGGTCAAGGCCGAGGTCAGCAACGTGGACACCATGGATCGCCGCATCACCCTGAGCATGCGCAATCCCGGCGCGAGCCCCGCGGCGGAGCAGCTCCAAGTGCTGGCGCGTGAGAAGGCTGGCAAGGGAGCGACCCTGGGCGATCTGCTCAAGGAGAAGCTGGGCGACAAGCTCTCGAGCATCGCCAGCAGTGCGCCCGAGGCGGACACGGCCAGCAACAGCGACGACAGCGCCGAGCAGCCCACGGAGTGA